A region of the Gallaecimonas mangrovi genome:
CGCTCCCCCCTGGCCGAGTGCTGGTGGTGGATGACAATGAACCCAACCTCAAGCTGATGGCCGCTTTACTGGAAGATACCTCTTGTGAGGTGCATACCGCTGGCAGCGGTTTGCAGGCGATTGAAGCCATAGACAAGTGGTCGTTTGACGCCATTTTCATGGATATTCAAATGCCGAACATGGACGGTGTTACCGCCATGAGCCGCATTCGCGATGCCCTTGGCGATACCTGCCCGCCAATCATCGCCGTTACCGCCCATGCGATGGCTGGCGAAAGGGAAAAACTGTTAGACCAGGGCATGGATGATTACCTGACCAAGCCCATTGATGAGCGCACGCTACATGCCTGCTTGCAGCGCTGGCTTAAGAAAAATGACGTGCTGGATTGGCAACAAGCCATTCGCCAAGCCGGTGGTCGTGAGGGCCTGGCCAGAGACATGGTAAAAATGCTGATAGACAGCTTACCGGATACCCGCGACAACCTTGAAAAAGCCCTGGCAGAGCATAGCGACGAGCAGCTTTACCAAACCATTCACAAGTTTAACGGTGCGCTCGCCTATACCGGCACGCCACGCTTAAAAAACCTCGCGAACGACATTGAAACCGCACTCAAAAAAGGGGCCAACGCAAATGACGTTGAACCCGAGATTTTTGAGCTAATGGATGAGATGACAAAGCTTGAAAAAGAAGGCGGGCGCCAGGGCCTGGTCAGTTAGTCCTGGGCGATAGCGAACACAGGCCCAGCGACAATAAGCGGTTGGCCATTGCTTGCTCTGTCACCCCGAAAGTCGTGGCAAGTGGCGTAAAATCCTGGCCGTTAAATGACGCGTTTTTTGCCAGCAAAATGGCTAATTCGCGGCTATTTTTTAGCTCACAACCGAATAGGCTCTGCGCCGTAGCCGCAGTAGGTAGCCAGCAATTTTCTGTCCCGTAATACTCAAAAAAACGCCTTCTAACCAGTTTTTGCGGCATGAGAAAATAGCCGGCTAAAAGGTTGGCTTCCTGTTCTTGGCCATCAAAAAGCATGCTGCCATCAAACGAGCGGTCTTGATGCACCCTCGCCATGTCATGCAGCAATACATGCCCAAGCTGGTGGGCCAAAGTGAACTTTTGCGCCTTAGCTGAAAACGCCCTTGAGAGCTTCACGCATTGCTGTGGTGTATTCAGTTCGGCCGCAATTTCCAGTAGCAAGCCATCTCGCTGAAATTGGCCAAGGGCGTCGCTGAATTCACAGCGATAACCAAGGGCCCGCAGCGCCATTTCCGGGTCAAGAATATGTAAAGGGTCGTTGATACCTGGGTCGGTAAAAAGCCAGCCGCGCTGCATCCACAGATCGCGCTGCAGACGAATGGCAATCTGCTCAATATCGAAAGGGGTGTAGCTTGCTTGCTTAGGCTGACCACAGCGCAGATCGGCCGCATCGATATAAAGACTTTCATCCAAGGTGTCAGTCAGGTCTTTGTCGGTAAAAAAGGCATAGGGATTACCCAAAAAGGATTTCACCTCGTTCACCCGTTGCCGCAATGATTTCCCCATCGGCTTCCCCTCATGTAGCTAAAAGCGATAGAGCGAAAGTATAGACAAGGGTGACAAGGGTCACCGCTTGCATCGGCAAACCAGCGACAATGGTCACAATGCAAAACCGTGCCAAAAGCGCCAATTTAGCGCTATCTCAATGTTTTCTTTTACCTTTAACCCAAATTTAAAGTTAAGCCATTAGACTGGCCCGCGGCCTGGCTTTGCCCCTTAAGGTGACGTTAATTTGCGCAGGCTATTGATGTAGCCAGCGCCAATCTACCAACAACGTCACAGCTTGATAAAAAAGCGCGGGTTAGGCAGCGGTGTTGTTACAAATTTTGTTAGCATTGGCCGCCATAAAAATGCAAAGCCCGGAACTTCAGCCATCATTACGGGCCTGAACTCGATAACAATTAGACGTATTGCGGGTAACACACCCGAGAGGAACATTGAATGGATCTTTGGGTTGCCTTTCAGGCAATGATTTTAGGGGTTATTGAGGGGATCACAGAGTTCCTACCGATATCCAGTACTGGCCACCAAATTATCGTCGCCGATCTCATCGACTTTCGCGGTGACCGCGCCATGGCCTTTAATATTATTATTCAGCTAGGTGCCATTCTTGCGGTGGTTTGGGAATATCGCCGCACCATTACCAAAGTGGTGGTTGGCCTGCCCAGTGAGCGCCCGGCACAGCGCTTTACCGCGAACCTGCTCATTGCTTTTTTCCCAGCCGTGATTATGGGCCTGTGTTTTGCCGATATTATTCACCACTATCTTTTTAACCCCATTACCGTTGCGACAGCCTTGGTAATTGGTGGCTTTGTTATGCTGTGGGCAGAAAAACGCCAACACACCATCACCGCCCAAAGCGTTGATAACATGACCTGGAAGCAAGCACTGCAAGTCGGCTGCGCCCAGTGTTTAGCACTTATTCCCGGCACTTCTCGCTCGGGCTCTACCATTATCGGCGGTCTGTTGTTTGGTTTGTCTCGTACTGCCGCCACCGAGTTTTCGTTTTTCCTTGCCATTCCAACCATGCTGGGCGCTGCGGTGTATTCCGGCTATAAATATCGGCACCTGTTCCAGGCCAGTGATGTACCGGTCTTCGCCCTCGGGTTACTGTTCTCCTTTATCTTCGCCATGCTGGCCGTAAAAGCCCTGCTTAAATTTATTGGCAAGCACAGCTATAGCGTTTTTGCCTGGTACCGCATCGTCTTTGGTTTGTTTATTTTGCTGACCTGGCAATTTCACTGGATTGACTGGGATACAGCCCAGCCATAAAAAAGGGCCGTACGGCCCTTTTTTCTTACTACACCTTTCTTGCTACACCTTAAAGCGCCGCAACATCGCATTAAGGTCGGTTGCCAACTTGGCAAGCTCTTTTGATGCCGTATTGGCCTCGCCTGCCCCCGTTGAGGTTTGATAAGACAGGTCGCGAATACTCACCAAGTTCTGGTCGACTTCCCTGGCGACTTGCGCCTGTTCTTCGGCAGCAGTGGCAATCACCAAGTTACGGTCGTTAATCGCTGAAACTGAGCTTTCAATGGTGCTAAGGGCTTCACCAGCCATGGAGGCCTTGGTCAGCGTTTCGCCAGCGTGGTCAACACTCATTTGCAAGGCGCTAACGGTGTCTTGGGTGCCGCGCTGCACCGAACTAATCATGTTCTCAATTTCGTTAGTCGATTCAGCAGTGCGTTTGGCAAGATTACGCACCTCATCGGCCACCACCGCAAAACCCCGGCCGGCATCCCCGGCCCGCGCCGCTTCAATGGCGGCGTTTAACGCCAACAGGTTGGTTTGTTCCGATACCGCCCGGATCACATCCAGCATTTTGCTGATATTGCCGGTTTCCTCAGCCAGGACCAGTGCTTGCTCCGAGGCATTGCGGACGTTATTCACCAAGGTCTCTAAGGAGTGCACCGCTTCATCCACTTGTTTGCGGCCACTGGCAGCCGTCTCGGTCGAACTTTTCGACTGCTCAGAGGTTTGCACGGCGTTCCCAGCCACTTCTTCAACTGCCGCGCTCATTTCAGTCACCGCAGTCACTGCCTGATCAATTTCATCATTCTGACGGGTGAGCATTTTCATCGCGTCATTGGTGATGGCGCTCATTTGCTCTGAGGCACTGGCTAACTGGGTGGCAGAGCTACCAATTTGGCCCATGGCCTGGCGCAGGTTGCTTTGCATGGTTTCAAAAGCCTTGAGCATATCTGCGGCTTCATCGTTACCTTGCACTGCAATGTGGCCGGTTAAGTCATTGTCGGCTATACGCCGGGCAATGGTTAAGGCTTCACGCATGGGGCCAACAATGCTCAAGCTAAAGCGCCAAGTCAGTAAGGCTCCAACCAGTAACGACACCAAGGTCAGTAACACTGTCCAGATTTGTGTGTCTTTGTATACTTGCGCCGCGTTTTGCTTCTCACCCTCGGCCGCTTCAGCGTTCATTTTGGCTAAGGCCGCAGCGTTGTTAATCATTGGGTAGGCGTAGGTTTTGTTCATCATATTCAGCTGCGCTAACGCCTCTGGTAGATGCCCGTCAATCGCCATTTGCCGAAGCTTCATAGCTTCTTTTTTGTAGATGTCGTTGTAGTGATTCAAGGTCGCCAAGATACTGCGGCCCTTGTCTGATTTCACCAACTCGCCATACGTCTTCAGGTTGTCGTCAACCTGAGCGCTGATCTTGTTCCAGTTATCTAAAAAGTGCTGGCGAATATCGGGCGCGGTAAAAACATAAAACTGAAAAGCGGTGATACGCATCCTGGCCATGTTTTCCGCTAAAGAGCCGGCTACCCCTAAACGGGCCATGGATTGATTTTGAATACGCTCAACAGACTGGTTAATTTTTGAAGCCTGCCAAAGCGCAAAGCCTCCCATAACGACCAATAACAACAGCAAGATGGAAAATGCCAGCATAGTACGTGGCAAAGTACTCATTTTTCTAAACATTGGACGACCCGTTCTGTAAGGCAAAACCTGCCTATCGTCCTTATCGGCCTCGGTCAAGCCGCGCTTTAAGACGCTGAACACAAAACACATTTGTTTAAACCACAATAAACTTTGCAAGGCTTTAGCCGAGCGTGAAATAAAGGTCGCCCCAAATGGCCGTCATTTCCCACAAAAAAAAGCCGGGCAAACCCGGCTTTTGATGAGCGAAATAGAGGCTTATTTAATGGTGGCAATCACCGCCGTGCCGGTATATTTCAGCGAAATACTGACATCGGCATCAGTGCTGACACTGGCGAACTTGCCATACACCTTACTGCCGGTGAGCAAGGTGTATTGACTGCCGCTCGTTGGCGTAGTGTCGCCAAAATCCAAAACCAGATTACCGCCGGACAGATAAACAATGTCGGCAGCGCTTACCTGGGTGTCATCGTTATCCATTTCCAGCACCAGGGAGCCATCATCCTGGGTGTAGTTGGCAAGGTTTAGGGCGCCGTCGGCATTCACTTCGACTTCCCCGCCGGTCATGTAAAGGTCGCCACTGCCAAAGGCACTGCTAGAAGCGGCTTCCAGAGTGCCAGCTTTCACCAAGGTACCGCCGCTGTAGCTGTTGTCGCCGGTTAAGGTCAGGGTACCGGTACCTTCTTTGGTTAAGAGCCCCTCACCGCTGATATCGTTACGCCACCAGTCGTGGCTACTAAAACCGCCGTCAGAGGCATCCATGTTGACCGTAACATCACCTACAAAGGCACCGTAACCATCAGCGGCGGTAACCAAATCGATGCGGCCCCAACCGTTGGAGTCATCAATAATGGGGTAGCCTGAGTCAATCTCGGTGGTGTAAATCACTGCCCGGCGCTGAGCCGCAGTCAGGTAAGGCTGCCGGGAGGCCAGCAGCCGCTCTGCCCCTTCGGGAACAACAGGGTCTTCACCGGCGCTGCCGGTTTGGGTAAAGCCGTAGGTCAGGCGCTGACGATAAAGCGCTTTCATTGCGGCGTGGTCGCTGTAGTCGTTGTTGTTAAACACCTCGGTATTGACGTTGTCACCGTCGGTCAGGCTGCCAGGGCTTACCACAGTAGCGTGGGCGTAGTCATAAAGGCTCTCACCAGCTTGGTCAGCCAGCTCGCCAAAGTAACTTTGAGCCGTGCTATAAGCGCTTTGGGCATCAGCCAGGATACTGCTTTGCCCCAAGGCATAAGCCGCAACCGCCATGGCATGAATACGGCCGCCAATGACATCCACTGGCGAATGCATACCCGCCAGAATACGGTCTTCACCCAGTTGCGATCCGCGGGTCAGCATTTCTGAAAAACGCTGTGGCAAGGCGTAGGCATAGGCCATGGCCGCCAGGTAGCCAGCGTTGGTGTGGCCGCTGGGGTAGGCACCGTCTTTACGCTGATTACTGCCATCTTGATCAAGGTAGCTGTCTTCGCTATTGGCACGACGAGCACACATCAGCCCCGGCACCACCACCACGCTGGAAGTGTATACGTCATAGGTTTCAGTGGTGCTGGTACCGTCCGGGTCGGTACAGACGTAACTGGTGGTTCCTTGATAATCGATGGTGCCGCTGTCGTCCATCCGCCAAGGCCGTGGGGTGGAGTAAATATATTTAGAAGCATTGGTAGAGGCAGGTGATGCCTGGCGAAAATCATAAACCAGCTGGTATACGGCACCTAAGTCACTGCTGGCATCACCGGCATAGGCAATGCCGTCGTTGTTATCGGCAACATAGTGGCTATTGCTGAGCACATCGCTAGTGGTGGGCACGTTGATGTCGGTATAAGCGCCGGATGCAGCCACATAAGCCTCAGTCAGGGGGCCATAACCATCAATCACGCTGTAGTTTTTACTGCGCTGGTCATCCAAGAAGGCTTGAATGGCCTGGGCGTCGGTTCGGTCAGCGGTGACATCCATGACATATTGGATGTTTTGCTGCCAAATGGTCGCATTGACGATGGTCTGGTTATCCACAAAGCTGGTGTCGGGGCCGTTACCGTTGGCATTTTCCTGCCAGCCATCGAGATTTAATTTCCAGACCTTGTTCATCCCCAGCAGCAAATAAGCCATCGGGTTGGTATCTACGCTCCAGCGATAGGTGCTGTCGGCGTTGTTCTCGCCGTTGTCACTGACCGGTAGCGGATAGGAAACACTGGGCAGCGGTACTGACAGTTCAGCACCCAGGCCAGTAGGTTCGGCAGGTTTACTGCTGGGGGAATCGGGGCTGTGGTCACAGCCAGCCAGGGTCACTGCACAAGCGGCGGCCAGCGCCACAGACATGGCATGGCGTCGAAAAGGCGTTTCGGCAAACATTGTTCTTTTCCATATCAAAGGGAGACGAAAACGTTTGCCAACATAAGGTCGAGATATTAAAGCCTTGTGACGCTTTTCTTACCTATTGATAAATTAAAGAAAAATAGTTGAGTAAAGGAAAGCATGGCGAAAGTGGACGGCACTAGGATTCAAGAATAACGGTGGCCATGGCCAGCTCTTTCTCGTCACTCAGTGCTAAATGGATGGACTTGACGCCCAAGGCATCAGCCAGTTGCTTGGCTCGGCCGCTGAGCGCTAAATGTGGCTTACCAGCCGCGTCATTACTGACGCAAAAGTGCTGAAAGCTCACACCCGCGGCAATACCGGTACCCAGCGCCTTGGCCGCCGCTTCTTTGGCGGCCCAGCGCTTGGCAATAAAAGCCAGGGGTTTACCCCGGCTTTGGTATTGGGCGAGCTCAGCGGCGGTGAGCAGCCGCTTGGCAAAGCGCTCTGCCGAGCGCTCAAAGCGATTAATACGCACCACATCGTTACCAAGGCCGACGATCACCGGGCGGCTACCATCAGTGCTTTCATATCACGCACCGCTTTATCTAGGCCGTCAAAAAGAGCCCGGGCAATAATGGCGTGGCCGATATTCAGTTCATAAATTTGTGGCATGGCAGCGATGGGCTGCACATTGTGATAATGCAGGCCATGACCGGCATTGACGGTAATGCCTAAGCTGTCGGCCAAGGTTACACCGCGGCGAATGCGCTCTAACTCTTTGGCCTGCTCGGCGCCGGTGCTGTCAGCATAATGCCCGGTGTGAATTTCAATAAAGGGCGCTTGGCATTTTGCTGCGGCTTCAATTTGGCGCGGATCGCAATCAATAAACAGCGACGCTAAGATGCCGGCGTCATGCATGCGCGCACAGGCATCTTTTATCCGTTCAAACTGGCCGGCAACATCCAAACCGCCTTCGGTAGTGAGTTCCTGGCGTTTTTCCGGCACCAAACACACAAAGCCGGGTTTAACTTTTTCAGCAATACCGAGCATTTCGTCGGTCACCGCCATTTCCAGATTCATGCGGGTTTGGATGGTGTCTTTTAATAAAAACACATCACGGTCTTTAATGTGGCGACGGTCTTCGCGCAGGTGAATGGTAATGCCATCAGCCCCCGCTCGCTCTGCCACAAAGGCCGCTTCCACCGGATCAGGATATTGGCTACCGCGGGCATTACGCACGGTGGCGATATGGTCGATGTTGACACCCAAATGAATACTGCTCATTGAACTCCTCCTGCGAGTCGAAATAGCTCCCTGCTTTTCAGTGGTTTGTCCCCCAAATGCGGGGCTAGCAGAGCGCGGCAGAAATGTTTAGCAAAGCGTCTGGTATCGCTGTCTTGCCAGTTATCCTGGGCAATGGCCAGTAAATGCAGGCCAGGATAAGGGCCTTTTACGTCAGCCAGCAGGCCTTCTTCCGGCACCAATTGATAACGCCCTTCGGCATTAAGTGGCTGGCCGCTACTGTCACGCCACAAATCAATGCCGTAGCCAAGGCGATGGCAAAGGCTTAATTCAAAGCGGCGCAATACCGGTTCAACTTCGGTGCTCATCAACGCCAGCAAGGTTTGCTGATAAAGGGCAAAAAGACCGTCGGTGTCGGTGCCCCGAGGCACCAGGCGAATGATAAGTTCATTAACGTAGAAACCGGCATAAAGGGCATTACCGGTGAGGCTATGGGCGGTTTTAACCTCAATGGCGCGGGCATTTTTTAAATCGCCCTGGCCTGCCAGGGTTAATTCCAACTCCACAAAGGGCTGCATGGCGGCCCTTTTGTGACTTTTTTTTGCGGCCATGCCCCGCACCACCGCGCCAACACGGCTGTCGTCGGCCAATAACAGCTCGGCCAAGGCCGCATCATCCAAGTAAGGGCGGCGGTGCAGCACATAGGCCGCTTGGGTCATTAATCGTCTCCGTAACCCAAAGAGCGCAGGGCGCGTTCATCGTCAGCCCAGCCGGATTTCACTTTAACCCACAGTTCCAGATGCACCGGGTAGTTAAAGAGGCGCTGCATATCTTGGCGGGCATCGGTGCCGATACGCTTAAGCTTCTCGCCCTTGGCGCCAATGACCATTTTCTTCTGCCCATCGCGCTCAACCAGAATAAGGCCGTTGATATGAAAGCGGCCGTTTTCTTCTTGAAATTGTTCAATTTCAACGGTAACCGAATAAGGTACTTCTTCACCGAGGTTACGCATCAGTTTTTCACGGATGATTTCCGCCGCCATAAAGCGGCTGGAACGGTCGGTGATGTGATCTTCCGGGAAGATAAACTCGCACTCGGGAATGTGTTTTTCCACTTCACTGCGCAGCGCTTCAACCTGGGTGCCCTTTTCCGCACTGATAGGCACTATGGCGGCAAAGTTAAACTGCTCAGACAGCCATTTTAAATGCGGGAACAAGGCGTCTTTATTCTTAACGTTATCGACCTTATTGACCGCCAAAACCACCGGCTTTTTCTCTTTTTTGAGCTTTTCCAGCACCATCTGGTCATCGTCTGCCCAGATACTGCCTTCCACCATAAACACCACCACTTCAACGTCACCCAGGCTACTGGCGGCAGCGCGGTTCATCAGGCGGTTAATGGCTTTTTTCTCGTCCTTGTGCAGGCCGGGGGTGTCAACGTAGATCACCTGCATATCATCCTGGGTATCGATGCCCAAAATGCGGTGGCGGGTGGTTTGCGCCTTTTTGGAGGTAATGGATACTTTCTGGCCCAGCAGATTATTCAAAAGCGTGGATTTACCCACATTGGGGCGGCCAACAATGGCTACAAAACCACAGCGTTGTTCAGTCATTCAATTGCTCCAGAGCTTGCTCGGCGGCGGCTTGCTCGGCCTTACGGCGGCTAGAGCCTACGCCCATAAAGGGGCTGTCGATACCTTCTACCAGACAAGAAACAGTAAAGGTTTGCTGGTGGGCTTCCCCTTCCACCTTTTCTACCTGATAGTTTGGCAGAGGTTGGCGCTTGCCTTGCAGGTATTCTTGCAAACGGGTTTTCGGATCCTTTTGCGCGACACCGGGCTGAATGGCCTCAAGACGCTCGCTGTACCAGCTTAAGATAAGGTCACGAATGGTTGGCAAGTCGGAGTCTAAATAAATAGCGCCGATAAGGGCTTCTACGCCGTCGGCCAGAATAGACTCCCGGCGAAAACCGCCGGATTTGAGCTCGCCTGGGCCCAAGCGCAAAAAGTCCCCCAGTTGGAACTCGCTGCCCAGTTCGGCCAGGGTTTTGCCCTTAACCAAGGTCGCGCGCATACGCGACATGTCCCCTTCGTTCGCCGCCGGGAAACGGTGATACAGAGCATCGGCTACCACAAAGCTTAAAATCGAGTCGCCCAGGTATTCCAGACGCTCGTTGTGCTGCGAGCCGGCGCTGCGGTGCGTCAGTGCTTGGCGCACCCGTTTTTCGTCTACAAAGCTATAACCCAGACGGCGATACAGAGTCTCTAAAGAATTGGTCATCAGTCTTCCAATAAAGAGGGCGGTTCGTCCGCCCTACAGAATCGCTATTTTATGGGACCTAAGTGTCCAAATCTAATGCCAGTTGGCACCCAGCTCGGAAGCCAGCTATTGGGACTGCGGTCCATTTTAAAACTTATCCAGATAAAAACGGCCTTTCCAACCAGGTTTTGCTCGGGCACAAAGCCCCAAAACCGCGAATCGGCGCTGTTATCTCGGTTATCACCCATGGCGAAATATTCACCTTTGGGCACCAGCCACTGCCCTGACGGTTGGCCTTGCTGGCGAAAATATTCACCTAAGCGGTCAGGCAAGGCGCGGTCCACCAAGATATCGTGCTTTACCTTACCCAAGGTTTCGGTGCGTCTATCAAGGGGCATAGACCCGAGATAAAACTCACCGCTGCCAATATCGGCGCTGGCCACCGCCTGTAACGCCGGGCAAGGCTGTTGGCCCTGTTGGCAAGCGGGCTGAATATACAACTGCTTGTCACGGAACACGATACGGTCGCCCGGCAGCCCCACTACCCGCTTAATCAAATCAATGTGCGGGTCGCGCGGGTCTTTAAATACAAATACGTCGCCGCGCTTGGGCTCGCCGGTGGCAATCAGCTTGTGGCTAAACACCGGATCTTTAATACCGTACGCGAACTTCTCGACCAAAATAAAATCGCCCACCAGCAAGGTGGGCATCATCGAGCCAGAGGGTATCTGGAACGGCTCATACAAAAAAGAGCGCAGTACCAGCACCACTGCAATCACCGGAAACATTCCCCGGCAATTTTCTACCCAGCCAGGCCGGGCCATCAGTTGCGTGCGCTTTTTTTCATCCAGGCCGCCAGCAGTAGCTTGTTCAGCCTCAGCCAGCACCTGACGGCGGCGCCGGCTTAACAGGAATCTATCCCAAGCCCACACCAGACCGGTAACCAGGGTCAACATCACCAAAAAAATCGAAAAATACTGGGCCATCGGTACTCCTTACACAATGCACGTATTGACTGGGATGTTGCCCTTTTACCTCAGTGGATAGGCCCGATGCGGCCAAAGCGCACGCCGGTGGGTACCCAGCTAGGTAACCAGCTGTCTTGGCCTCGGTCCATGTCGAAGCTCATCCAGATAAAGACCGCTTTACCGACCAAATTAGCTTTAGGTACAAAACCCCAGAAGCGAGAGTCACGGCTGTTGTCGCGGTTATCACCCATGGCGAAGTACTCGTCTTTGGGCACTATCCATTCACCGGCTGGCAGGCCAGGTTGGCGTTTGTAATCGCTAACGCGGTCAGGGAAGGCGTAGTTAAGTAAAATATCGTGTTTCACCTTACCCAAGCTTTCGGTGCGTCTATCCAGCGGGAAGTTCCCCAAATAGAACTCGCCTTTGCCTTTATCAACGCTGGTCACTTCTTGCGGGTCGGGGCAGGTTTTCTCGCCTTCTTTACAAGCAGGCTGAATATAAAGGTGTTTGTTGCGGTAGATAATTTTATCGCCCGGCAGCCCCACCACCCGTTTGATGAAATCAACGCTGGTATCTTCGGGGTATTTAAAAACAATAATATCGCCGCGCTTGGGCTGGCCAGTTGGGATCACGGTTTTACCCAGCACGGGGTCTTTCAGGCCATAAGCAAACTTTTCCACCAGGATAAAGTCGCCCACCAGCAAGGTCGGCATCATCGAGCCGGACGGAATTTGAAAGGGTTCATACAAAAAAGAGCGCAGTATCAGCACCACTGCTATCACCGGGAAAGCACCGCGGCAGCTTTCTACCCAGCCCGGATGGGCCAGCATCTTCTCACGGCTGTTTTCGTCTAATTCGCCACCGGCCGACTGTTCAGCCTTGGCCAGTGCTGCCCGCCGTTTCGGCGCCCACAAAAATTTATCGAGGGCCCAAACCAAGCCGGTACCCAAGGTGATCACTACCAATAAAATGGAGAAGTACTGCGCCATGTATTGTCCTTATTTACCCACTTTCAAAATGGCGAGGAAGGCTTCCTGGGGCACTTCTACGTTACCCAGTTGCTTCATCCGCTTTTTACCTTCCTTCTGTTTCTGAAGGAGTTTTTTCTTACGGGAAACGTCACCGCCGTAGCATTTTGCGGTTACATCTTTACGCATTGCCTTAACGGTAGAGCGGGCAATGACATGGTTACCAATGGCGGCCTGAATGGCGATATCAAACATCTGGCGAGGAATGAGTTCTTTCATTTTCTCAACCAGTTCACGGCCCCGGTATTGGGCATTTTCCTTGTGGGTGATAATGGCCAGAGCGTCTACTCTGTCACCGTTGATCATCATGTCCAAACGCACCATGTCAGCGCTTTCAAAACGCTTGAAGTTGTAATCCAAGGACGCGTAACCGCGGCTGGTGGACTTAAGGCGGTCAAAGAAATCCAGCACCACTTCGGCCATCGGCAATTCATAGGTCAGTGCCACTTGGTTACCGTGGTAGACCATGTTGGTTTGCATGCCGCGCTTTTCCACACACAGGGTAATAACGTTACCCAGGTATTCTTGCGGTACCAGAATGTGCGCCTCAACGATAGGCTCACGAATTTCTTCGATATTCTGGATAGGCGGCAGCGCCGAAGGGTTATCAACCTGAATGGTTTCACCGTCGGTTTTAACCACTTCGTAGATTACCGTGGGCGCCGTGGTGATAAGGTCCAGGTCGTATTCACGCTCCAAACGCTCTTGGATAATTTCCATGTGCAGCATGCCAAGGAAACCCAAACGGAAACCAAAACCCAGCGCAGTGGAGGTTTCTGGCTCGTAAAAGAGCGAAGCATCGTTTAACGACAATTTACCAAGCGCGTCGCGGAACGACTCGTAATCGTCGGAGCTGACCGGGAACAAACCGGCATAAACCTGCGGCTTCACCCGTTTAAAACCTGGCAGTGGCTTGTCGGCGCCATTCTTGGCCAAGGTCAGGGTATCGCCCACCGGCGCACCCAAAATGTCTTTAATGCCGCAAACCACCCAACCCACTTCGCCGCATTGCAGGCCATTGGTGTCTTTTTGTTTAGGGGTGAAG
Encoded here:
- a CDS encoding ImmA/IrrE family metallo-endopeptidase, whose translation is MGKSLRQRVNEVKSFLGNPYAFFTDKDLTDTLDESLYIDAADLRCGQPKQASYTPFDIEQIAIRLQRDLWMQRGWLFTDPGINDPLHILDPEMALRALGYRCEFSDALGQFQRDGLLLEIAAELNTPQQCVKLSRAFSAKAQKFTLAHQLGHVLLHDMARVHQDRSFDGSMLFDGQEQEANLLAGYFLMPQKLVRRRFFEYYGTENCWLPTAATAQSLFGCELKNSRELAILLAKNASFNGQDFTPLATTFGVTEQAMANRLLSLGLCSLSPRTN
- the pdxJ gene encoding pyridoxine 5'-phosphate synthase encodes the protein MSSIHLGVNIDHIATVRNARGSQYPDPVEAAFVAERAGADGITIHLREDRRHIKDRDVFLLKDTIQTRMNLEMAVTDEMLGIAEKVKPGFVCLVPEKRQELTTEGGLDVAGQFERIKDACARMHDAGILASLFIDCDPRQIEAAAKCQAPFIEIHTGHYADSTGAEQAKELERIRRGVTLADSLGITVNAGHGLHYHNVQPIAAMPQIYELNIGHAIIARALFDGLDKAVRDMKALMVAAR
- the acpS gene encoding holo-ACP synthase, whose amino-acid sequence is MIVGLGNDVVRINRFERSAERFAKRLLTAAELAQYQSRGKPLAFIAKRWAAKEAAAKALGTGIAAGVSFQHFCVSNDAAGKPHLALSGRAKQLADALGVKSIHLALSDEKELAMATVILES
- a CDS encoding undecaprenyl-diphosphate phosphatase — translated: MDLWVAFQAMILGVIEGITEFLPISSTGHQIIVADLIDFRGDRAMAFNIIIQLGAILAVVWEYRRTITKVVVGLPSERPAQRFTANLLIAFFPAVIMGLCFADIIHHYLFNPITVATALVIGGFVMLWAEKRQHTITAQSVDNMTWKQALQVGCAQCLALIPGTSRSGSTIIGGLLFGLSRTAATEFSFFLAIPTMLGAAVYSGYKYRHLFQASDVPVFALGLLFSFIFAMLAVKALLKFIGKHSYSVFAWYRIVFGLFILLTWQFHWIDWDTAQP
- a CDS encoding autotransporter-associated beta strand repeat-containing protein yields the protein MFAETPFRRHAMSVALAAACAVTLAGCDHSPDSPSSKPAEPTGLGAELSVPLPSVSYPLPVSDNGENNADSTYRWSVDTNPMAYLLLGMNKVWKLNLDGWQENANGNGPDTSFVDNQTIVNATIWQQNIQYVMDVTADRTDAQAIQAFLDDQRSKNYSVIDGYGPLTEAYVAASGAYTDINVPTTSDVLSNSHYVADNNDGIAYAGDASSDLGAVYQLVYDFRQASPASTNASKYIYSTPRPWRMDDSGTIDYQGTTSYVCTDPDGTSTTETYDVYTSSVVVVPGLMCARRANSEDSYLDQDGSNQRKDGAYPSGHTNAGYLAAMAYAYALPQRFSEMLTRGSQLGEDRILAGMHSPVDVIGGRIHAMAVAAYALGQSSILADAQSAYSTAQSYFGELADQAGESLYDYAHATVVSPGSLTDGDNVNTEVFNNNDYSDHAAMKALYRQRLTYGFTQTGSAGEDPVVPEGAERLLASRQPYLTAAQRRAVIYTTEIDSGYPIIDDSNGWGRIDLVTAADGYGAFVGDVTVNMDASDGGFSSHDWWRNDISGEGLLTKEGTGTLTLTGDNSYSGGTLVKAGTLEAASSSAFGSGDLYMTGGEVEVNADGALNLANYTQDDGSLVLEMDNDDTQVSAADIVYLSGGNLVLDFGDTTPTSGSQYTLLTGSKVYGKFASVSTDADVSISLKYTGTAVIATIK
- a CDS encoding methyl-accepting chemotaxis protein, encoding MSTLPRTMLAFSILLLLLVVMGGFALWQASKINQSVERIQNQSMARLGVAGSLAENMARMRITAFQFYVFTAPDIRQHFLDNWNKISAQVDDNLKTYGELVKSDKGRSILATLNHYNDIYKKEAMKLRQMAIDGHLPEALAQLNMMNKTYAYPMINNAAALAKMNAEAAEGEKQNAAQVYKDTQIWTVLLTLVSLLVGALLTWRFSLSIVGPMREALTIARRIADNDLTGHIAVQGNDEAADMLKAFETMQSNLRQAMGQIGSSATQLASASEQMSAITNDAMKMLTRQNDEIDQAVTAVTEMSAAVEEVAGNAVQTSEQSKSSTETAASGRKQVDEAVHSLETLVNNVRNASEQALVLAEETGNISKMLDVIRAVSEQTNLLALNAAIEAARAGDAGRGFAVVADEVRNLAKRTAESTNEIENMISSVQRGTQDTVSALQMSVDHAGETLTKASMAGEALSTIESSVSAINDRNLVIATAAEEQAQVAREVDQNLVSIRDLSYQTSTGAGEANTASKELAKLATDLNAMLRRFKV
- the recO gene encoding DNA repair protein RecO; the encoded protein is MTQAAYVLHRRPYLDDAALAELLLADDSRVGAVVRGMAAKKSHKRAAMQPFVELELTLAGQGDLKNARAIEVKTAHSLTGNALYAGFYVNELIIRLVPRGTDTDGLFALYQQTLLALMSTEVEPVLRRFELSLCHRLGYGIDLWRDSSGQPLNAEGRYQLVPEEGLLADVKGPYPGLHLLAIAQDNWQDSDTRRFAKHFCRALLAPHLGDKPLKSRELFRLAGGVQ